The nucleotide window TGTAAGTTAAAAGGATGTTTAATGAGCGAGTAGCTTCATTAAACATCCTTTTTCTTATCTCATCATTTTTTCAATTTTACTAAAATCAAGCGACTGCCCATCTTGCAAAATCGATTGAACAATTTTATTTTCTAACTCTGGTGAAACAGGTTTTTTAGCAAGTTGACTTACTCTTTTTACGATTTTACGAACCTGTTTCTCATCTGAAAAATTAGCATGTGATAATGCGTTAGCAAGTGCCATAATTTCGTCGAAATCTACACCCGTT belongs to Solibacillus sp. FSL R7-0682 and includes:
- a CDS encoding stage VI sporulation protein F, yielding MDGSFFKQVERKTGVDFDEIMALANALSHANFSDEKQVRKIVKRVSQLAKKPVSPELENKIVQSILQDGQSLDFSKIEKMMR